A segment of the Lycium ferocissimum isolate CSIRO_LF1 chromosome 5, AGI_CSIRO_Lferr_CH_V1, whole genome shotgun sequence genome:
ACAGAAATTTTTAAATacgaaaacaaaaaagaatgaagcagaagaagaagaaacataGATGTTAGGAAAAAAAATCGGTGAAACATCATTGGATTTCTTAAATAAAGCCCAAAATATTGACATTTTCAAATTCGAGTAATGTTCCGTATGAGGAGACTAACGAATGTAACTACTTTCACGCCTTTCCTATGTAAACTAATGTTTGACTCTCCctcctttttccccttttctattgctttctttattttatatatatttataatataataaCTTCTAAAATTCTTTGTAATGTTGACAATTTCAGAAATACAAGTTTAGCCTTATTTAGTACTCCTATATACGTGTGTGTTTAGTTGATCCTAAATTGAAAAACTCATAATTTTCTCACTATTAGATAGCACAAAATAACAAATCACCCCATTTCATGCTCTCGTGGTATACTCTCAAGTCAAAAATAAGTGTAGTCGAAAAAAATCATTAAGTATCGTTaggtatttatttaattacctTTTCTCTCCTCAAATTACTATTTATTTCTGCTCAGGCTTTTAAGAAATTTGATAAATCATTTATTGAAACAAGAATAAATTAGaagaatattaatattttttaattttttaaacaataTTTATTTGATTGAGTACTTAATAAGAAGTTTGGATTGGTTTCCTTTTAGTCTCGTGCCTGTGCATGGTACTCGTATGGGTATCCGATTATATTTGGATTCATACCGGAAAGTCCCGTATTAAGAATAAAGCGTTTTTTTAATCCCTCCCAGGAGCTCCCCCTTTACTTCCTTGATGTCAAAAACGCACAACGTTCAGATTAGAGACGGAGGGTGCTTACCATCTAAGTAACTCCCTCTTGCCATGATAAAGCGCTTCATAATAAAGACAATTCGTATTTAGTAGAGCTGGAATTTGAAATTGGTGTTACTTTGTGGCTTTTTATAAAAAGCAAATGGAATATTCTTATGAGATATATCTTTTTTGCCCTTTATCAAGGGggtttcaaaatttcaaaaagataAAGTAGGTAGGAAAAGTGGCATGCAACAATGACCCTCATGTCTCCCAGTCAAtgattttatcttcaacttgTTTCTTATCATAACAGCAccagaagaaaaaagaatatgcTTTTTATATTTGTGGACTTAGCTGGTGACTCGGATACTGATGgctaatatatatcatattcatagtcaCAGAGCTTATCCTCTTCAACTTAGTGCAATTTTAAAGTCAAGACATTCATTTCAAACCATACGACAAGATAACGTCGAATCTCAGGATAAGGcctaataatattttttcacacacacattttcaattccaaattaattatAAGAATTCCTCTATTATCACACTAATGTTCCATCTTATATCCGTGCTACCTTATTTCACTTTTAGACACGTATACGAAACGGAGTTACAATATTTGATATGTGTTCGGACGAATCCAATAACTTTCGCTTAATCTTGTGTTTATAGTATTAAAATAATTCattcaatatatacaaatacttaACTGAAAAGTCAGCAATTAAAATGCGGTATAGATTAGATAGTAcattcaaattcataaatttcaaattttagctCCGTGTTTGCGCGTGTAACGATTTCTGTGGGCAACATTTGTTGTTTTACATGTGTCACTATTTTGTTGGGGGTGTAACGGAAGTTTCTGTATCTTAGCTGTCATAAAGTCCCAAAAAGTAAATGTTAATTTATATCCACACATTATCTTCTGCTATATGCCCACACGTATATAAATGCCTTCCTAGACTTCACAAACAATCCCATGCTTTCTTTGCATGTGTATTTAACCAAAGCTTTTGCTAACTCAcaaacattattattattattatctcaatctgcttattcaatttcaagaaattgCTCACATGGAAACCCAGATGAAGAatcaagatcaacatcaattATGGATGATAGATGAAGGACATGAATTAGATCATGGTGAGATATATGATAACAGCCActcatcttcatcatcactTTCATCATCCATTggtgaaggatcaaccatctcCAATGGATCTACTTGTTCATCTTCACTAGACACAACAGATGATGCATCTTCATCATGTTCACCTAATTCTGATGAAGCTTTGTATGACTTATCATCCCTCATGTCACAATTACCCATCAAGTAAGTGCTCTTCTCCTTTCGTTTTATATCTCAATTTTTGACTGAACACGAagtttaaagaagaaaaaggtgaaaagAATGCTTTTTGATTGAATTACAACTTAAAATGATCAATCTTGTTATCATGATAAAATTTGATGGTGAAAAGCTTACTCTTCTCCTTTGATTTTATGTCGCAATTTTTGACTGAATACGGAgtttaaggaaaaaagaatgTATCTTTATGACTTGCAAGAGTTTTGATGGTGAAAAAGAACGTTTTTTGATTGAATTACAACTTAAAATGATAAATCTTGTTATCATGAGAAATTTTGAAGGTGAAAAGCTTATACCTTTGATGTTATGAATTGCAGGAGGGGACTATCAAAGTTTTATCAAGGCAAATCACAGAGTTTTACGTC
Coding sequences within it:
- the LOC132055390 gene encoding protein OXIDATIVE STRESS 3-like; amino-acid sequence: METQMKNQDQHQLWMIDEGHELDHGEIYDNSHSSSSSLSSSIGEGSTISNGSTCSSSLDTTDDASSSCSPNSDEALYDLSSLMSQLPIKRGLSKFYQGKSQSFTSLSRVTSLEDLVKKESPYKRKMKSCKSYGAGLDSYKSYTLPKATILKKASRNSSFSASCTNGKASFISRSRPPLVPVHRT